A genomic region of Tamandua tetradactyla isolate mTamTet1 chromosome 2, mTamTet1.pri, whole genome shotgun sequence contains the following coding sequences:
- the LOC143673675 gene encoding centrosomal protein of 78 kDa-like isoform X2, which produces MIDSVKLRRDSTADFFSHYEYLCALQDLVPLPAVRACLQEGVLDFNADRLRVVDWAPLLSSLKVNKDLPLISIKSYFQPWLGETVINRLL; this is translated from the exons ATGATCGACTCGGTGAAGCTGCGCCGCGACAGCACGGCCGACTTCTTCTCGCACTATGAGTACCTGTGCGCGCTGCAGGACTTGGTGCCGCTGCCCGCCGTGCGCGCCTGCCTCCAGGAGGGCGTGCTGGACTTCAACGCCGACCGCCTCCGCGTGGTGGACTGGGCGCCCCTCCTGAGCTCCCTCAAGGTTAATAAAGATCTGCCCTTGATCTCTATAAAGAGCTACTTCCAGCCGTGGCTTGGGGAAACAG ttatAAACaggctgctatga